From one Streptomyces sp. N50 genomic stretch:
- a CDS encoding 5-oxoprolinase subunit B family protein — MTAAQFTAVTVEPFGDSAVMVTIPHPDPVIRRTAIVAFRERFLAHRPPGVLDVVSGLESLLVEFDPLETALSHVEYAVRLLAERLPVQERLRTRTALRFAVPVVFGEETGPDLASVAEELGVAPSEVVEAIAESTFTISLLGAAMAPMMDGLLVPRPVRRLAEPRTDVAPGALMIAGTNAIIQPFPGPTGWRVVGRTPHTIVDISRPDPVSFGTGDVVRFVPVTRDEAAALDAGFLLPVTEVSA, encoded by the coding sequence ATGACCGCCGCACAGTTCACCGCCGTCACCGTCGAGCCCTTCGGGGACTCGGCGGTGATGGTGACGATCCCCCACCCCGACCCGGTGATCCGCCGCACCGCGATCGTCGCCTTCCGCGAACGGTTCCTGGCGCATCGCCCGCCGGGAGTGCTCGACGTGGTCTCCGGTCTGGAGTCGCTGCTCGTCGAGTTCGACCCGCTGGAGACCGCGCTGTCGCACGTGGAGTACGCCGTACGGCTGCTCGCGGAACGCCTGCCGGTCCAGGAGCGGCTCCGGACACGTACGGCGCTGCGGTTCGCGGTGCCCGTCGTGTTCGGCGAGGAGACCGGGCCCGATCTGGCGTCCGTCGCCGAGGAGTTGGGCGTGGCCCCTTCTGAAGTCGTCGAGGCGATCGCGGAGTCCACGTTCACGATCTCGCTGCTGGGCGCGGCGATGGCCCCGATGATGGACGGACTTCTGGTGCCGCGGCCGGTACGACGGCTGGCCGAGCCGCGGACCGATGTCGCCCCCGGCGCGCTCATGATCGCGGGCACCAACGCGATCATCCAGCCGTTCCCCGGCCCGACCGGCTGGCGGGTGGTGGGCCGTACGCCGCACACCATCGTCGACATCTCCCGGCCCGACCCCGTCTCGTTCGGCACGGGTGACGTCGTGCGGTTCGTGCCGGTCACGCGGGACGAGGCGGCGGCCCTGGACGCGGGCTTCCTGCTCCCGGTGACGGAGGTGTCCGCATGA
- a CDS encoding allophanate hydrolase, with amino-acid sequence MRTVGLDITRTGWVTTFQDLGRHDTERRGVPTGGAADQHSAAVANVLVGNPRGATLIENLGGDLAFVPDADVLVAVTGAPCRVTVAGAPADTWSPVLVPAGQEIRVRADLALGARNYLAVSGVLAAKTLLGSAAPDPRMGFTQELGQRVLLESGFRGFGHSHFTPPLFRLPVPVLRCPEGPWVIDVVESYGARSIPGVRELIAQSPYTVTTRSNHVGLRLDGPVLHPDTDAEIVSHGVPVGALQIPHADELIVLGRYRSLTAGYPIVGVASRASLPLLGQAGPGRELRFRWVDRETSVRRSAERESELRALERATGEAFGALGFSGHLIHP; translated from the coding sequence ATGAGAACCGTGGGCCTCGACATCACCCGCACCGGCTGGGTCACGACCTTCCAGGACCTCGGCCGGCACGACACCGAGCGCCGTGGCGTGCCCACCGGCGGTGCGGCCGACCAGCACTCGGCGGCCGTGGCGAACGTCCTCGTGGGCAACCCGCGCGGCGCCACCCTGATCGAGAACCTCGGCGGCGACCTGGCCTTCGTGCCGGACGCCGATGTCCTCGTCGCGGTGACCGGCGCTCCCTGCCGGGTCACCGTCGCCGGTGCACCCGCCGACACCTGGTCGCCAGTACTGGTCCCTGCGGGCCAGGAGATCCGCGTGCGTGCCGACCTGGCTCTCGGCGCCCGGAACTACCTCGCCGTGAGCGGTGTGCTCGCCGCGAAGACCCTGCTGGGCAGCGCCGCGCCGGACCCGCGGATGGGATTCACGCAGGAGCTCGGGCAGCGGGTGCTGCTGGAGTCCGGGTTCCGCGGATTCGGGCACAGCCACTTCACTCCCCCGCTCTTCCGGCTCCCCGTGCCCGTCCTGCGCTGCCCGGAGGGGCCCTGGGTCATCGACGTCGTCGAGAGCTACGGCGCCCGCTCGATCCCCGGGGTCCGAGAGCTGATCGCGCAATCGCCGTACACCGTCACCACTCGCTCGAACCACGTCGGCCTGCGCCTCGACGGACCGGTGCTGCACCCGGACACGGACGCCGAGATCGTGTCGCACGGGGTGCCGGTCGGTGCGCTGCAGATCCCGCACGCGGACGAGCTGATCGTGCTGGGCCGGTACCGGAGTCTGACGGCCGGCTACCCCATCGTCGGGGTCGCGTCGCGGGCGTCGCTCCCGCTGCTCGGACAGGCCGGGCCCGGCCGTGAACTGCGGTTCCGGTGGGTGGACCGGGAGACCTCGGTACGCCGGTCCGCCGAGCGGGAGAGCGAGTTGCGGGCGCTGGAGCGGGCGACGGGCGAGGCGTTCGGCGCGCTCGGTTTCTCGGGGCACTTGATCCACCCATAG
- a CDS encoding SDR family oxidoreductase: MTRTALITGAGSGIGLEAARLLARDGITVVLVGRRQEELHKAEATIHAEGGTALALAADITRVDDVTRVLDRVHAEFGPVDILVNNAGSASSVLNPQWLPHDEWRQVLDVNLTAVFQLTQAVLPDMLGRDAGTIVTVSSLAAVNPNLLGGAAYGAAKAGVRNFMTFLHNTFRDQGLRAVTVLPGETDTPILDNRARPPAVEERANMLQPQDVAEAIHLAITLPQRVVLQEIVVAPTRQRDTSADLEISRWAGAPADASPQH; encoded by the coding sequence GTGACGCGGACCGCGCTCATCACCGGCGCCGGCAGCGGGATCGGGCTCGAAGCGGCCCGCCTCCTCGCCCGGGACGGCATCACGGTCGTCCTCGTCGGCCGCCGCCAGGAAGAGCTCCACAAAGCCGAGGCCACGATCCATGCCGAGGGAGGAACGGCCCTCGCCCTCGCGGCGGACATCACCCGCGTCGACGACGTGACCCGCGTCCTCGACCGGGTCCACGCGGAATTCGGCCCGGTCGACATCCTCGTCAACAACGCGGGAAGCGCGTCGTCGGTGCTCAACCCGCAGTGGCTGCCGCACGACGAATGGCGCCAGGTCCTCGACGTGAACCTCACGGCGGTCTTCCAGCTCACCCAGGCCGTCCTGCCCGACATGCTCGGACGCGACGCCGGGACGATCGTCACCGTCTCCTCGCTCGCCGCCGTCAACCCGAACCTGCTCGGCGGGGCGGCCTACGGAGCGGCCAAGGCGGGCGTCCGCAACTTCATGACCTTCCTGCACAACACCTTCCGCGACCAGGGGCTGCGGGCCGTCACCGTGCTGCCCGGCGAGACGGACACCCCGATCCTCGACAACCGCGCCCGGCCGCCCGCCGTCGAGGAACGCGCGAACATGCTCCAGCCGCAGGACGTGGCCGAAGCGATCCACCTCGCGATCACCCTGCCCCAGCGGGTCGTCCTCCAGGAGATCGTCGTCGCCCCGACCCGGCAACGCGACACCTCGGCCGACCTCGAGATCAGCCGCTGGGCGGGCGCTCCCGCCGACGCCTCGCCCCAGCACTGA
- a CDS encoding pyridoxal phosphate-dependent aminotransferase, producing the protein MPSTVTATPLSSFAPAAAVARITAASRRTQQPQSSGDLVSLAMGEPDFDTPEQVTEAALAALRGGRTHYSPLLGEPALREALADKLAGIAGAPVSPADILITQGGTAGLAASILSLVDPGDRVVVPDPTYSLYADLVSMAGGVVVPVPLAPDLHWDLDLLADALADAKLFVFCNPGNPTGIVHSRAELDALADLLDGTSTLVISDEAYADLDFTGRPFTSAISLDGLRDRTVYCQTFSKSYAMTGWRVGYLWGPTPLIQAAARIHNTFNGSVNTVVQDAALTAVRTCDADIARMRAEYERRGELMRTELAKVPGLTLSAPEGAFYQFPRYDIDLPSVDVVAALRTHGVAVRPGSEFGARGEGHLRLSYAADAESITEGVRRLAHGLSALR; encoded by the coding sequence ATGCCCTCCACCGTCACCGCCACCCCGCTGTCGTCGTTCGCGCCCGCAGCGGCCGTCGCCCGGATCACCGCAGCCTCCCGCCGGACCCAACAGCCGCAGTCCAGTGGCGACTTGGTCTCCCTCGCCATGGGCGAACCCGACTTCGACACACCCGAGCAGGTGACCGAGGCCGCCCTCGCCGCGCTGCGCGGCGGCCGTACCCACTACTCACCGCTCCTGGGCGAACCGGCCCTGCGCGAGGCGCTCGCCGACAAGCTCGCCGGCATCGCCGGAGCACCGGTCTCCCCCGCCGACATCCTGATCACCCAGGGCGGCACGGCCGGTCTCGCCGCGTCGATCCTCTCCCTCGTGGACCCCGGCGACAGGGTGGTCGTCCCCGACCCCACGTACTCCCTCTACGCCGACCTCGTCAGCATGGCCGGCGGAGTCGTCGTCCCCGTCCCGCTCGCCCCCGACCTGCACTGGGACCTCGACCTCCTGGCCGACGCCCTGGCCGACGCGAAGCTCTTCGTCTTCTGCAACCCGGGCAACCCGACCGGAATCGTGCACAGCCGCGCCGAACTCGACGCGCTCGCCGACCTGTTGGACGGCACGTCCACCCTCGTCATCTCCGACGAGGCGTACGCCGACCTCGACTTCACCGGCCGCCCGTTCACCTCGGCGATCTCCCTCGACGGCCTGCGCGACCGTACGGTCTACTGCCAGACCTTCTCCAAGAGTTACGCGATGACCGGCTGGCGCGTCGGCTACCTCTGGGGCCCGACACCCCTGATCCAGGCGGCCGCACGCATCCACAACACCTTCAACGGCTCGGTGAACACGGTCGTCCAGGACGCCGCGCTCACCGCGGTGCGGACCTGCGACGCCGACATCGCGCGGATGCGGGCGGAGTACGAGCGGCGCGGCGAACTCATGCGGACGGAACTCGCCAAGGTCCCGGGCCTCACCCTGAGCGCACCCGAGGGGGCGTTCTACCAATTCCCGCGCTACGACATCGACTTGCCCTCGGTGGACGTCGTGGCGGCGCTGCGCACCCACGGCGTCGCGGTCCGGCCGGGCAGCGAGTTCGGTGCCCGGGGCGAGGGGCATCTGCGGCTGTCGTACGCTGCCGACGCGGAGTCCATCACCGAGGGCGTCCGTCGTCTGGCCCACGGCCTCTCGGCCCTGCGGTGA
- a CDS encoding helix-turn-helix domain-containing protein translates to MRSDTQRNRRQLIKAAAELFENSPTPVSLTEIARRAEVSTATAYRHFSSVEDVLHAFRAQVGSELRDFSAEQTTRGMQRLEAVSRHWVSLVLEHGGAMAQMRSHRGYLERLRENTGYLVPQAEALIEPLRQTTEDLGLGDLGDEALYLWNALFDPRDILDLIKSGRTEDEAASRLVAALRGALIGWSTAPDRKYD, encoded by the coding sequence ATGCGCAGTGACACCCAGCGCAACCGCAGGCAACTCATCAAGGCCGCCGCGGAGTTGTTCGAGAACTCGCCGACGCCGGTCAGCCTGACCGAGATCGCCAGGCGCGCCGAGGTGTCCACCGCGACGGCCTACCGGCACTTCTCCTCCGTCGAGGACGTCCTGCACGCCTTCCGCGCCCAAGTCGGCTCGGAACTGCGGGACTTCAGCGCGGAGCAGACCACCCGGGGCATGCAGCGCCTCGAAGCGGTGTCCCGCCACTGGGTGTCGCTCGTCCTCGAACACGGCGGCGCGATGGCCCAGATGCGCTCGCACCGCGGCTATCTGGAACGGCTGCGCGAGAACACCGGCTACCTCGTTCCCCAGGCCGAGGCACTGATCGAACCCCTCCGCCAGACCACCGAGGACCTCGGCCTCGGCGACCTCGGCGACGAGGCGCTGTACCTGTGGAACGCCCTGTTCGACCCCCGCGACATCCTCGACCTCATCAAGAGCGGTCGCACCGAGGACGAAGCGGCATCCCGCCTCGTGGCCGCACTGCGCGGCGCCCTCATCGGCTGGTCCACAGCACCTGACCGGAAGTACGACTGA
- a CDS encoding HAMP domain-containing sensor histidine kinase, which yields MTATEPRRRWWRIAPRSVRARTALAAASAAAVILVGIGWWLHHDVYRQGTRIAEVQAEQQVWALVDELNGGVVPARRGTVLPYEVVATGRRTAVAYGGGMEALAPGIRHVLPTPSDVREPGLLTIRPLRIPARDSTVRDRFGMAGKTRTVMFADVGAGGLSTDQAAALGVAADSHLRVYVVVLPKTAEDIARTTDLLLLRAGLVGLVLIGAAVYFTVRRSLRPVEAIRVLTASVTANDPRERVTVPATGHEIAALATTINSTLQRLDDAADRQRRFVADAAHELRSPLTTLLASLEVALAYPERTDWPAAATTAARQTRRLQALAEDLLLLARLDTRTPAADPDTVDLAALASRLSEQYPLAERPLTLTCDSTDPAPAHGDPDAYERLLRNLVDNAARHAAHRIQITVRNEDDWVVLTVHDDGPGVPAEDAERIFERFVRLDDARSRDHGGTGLGLAIARDLAHRHRGTLTLAPQTLGACFRLRLPRASTPAGN from the coding sequence GTGACCGCGACTGAGCCGCGACGCCGCTGGTGGCGGATCGCGCCGCGTTCGGTACGCGCACGCACGGCCCTGGCCGCCGCCTCGGCCGCCGCCGTCATCCTGGTCGGCATCGGCTGGTGGCTGCACCACGACGTCTACCGTCAGGGCACGAGGATCGCCGAAGTCCAGGCCGAGCAACAGGTGTGGGCCCTCGTCGACGAGCTGAACGGGGGTGTGGTTCCCGCTCGCAGAGGCACCGTGCTGCCGTACGAGGTCGTCGCGACCGGCCGGCGTACCGCTGTCGCGTACGGCGGCGGCATGGAGGCCCTGGCTCCCGGCATCCGCCATGTGCTGCCCACGCCATCGGACGTCAGGGAGCCCGGACTCCTGACGATCCGTCCCCTCCGCATACCAGCGCGCGACTCGACCGTCAGGGACAGATTCGGCATGGCCGGCAAGACCCGCACGGTCATGTTCGCCGATGTCGGCGCCGGTGGACTGAGCACGGACCAAGCCGCCGCTCTGGGCGTCGCCGCCGACTCCCACCTGCGGGTCTATGTCGTGGTGCTCCCGAAAACGGCCGAGGACATCGCCAGGACCACCGACCTCCTGCTGCTGCGGGCCGGGCTCGTCGGCCTCGTACTGATCGGCGCCGCCGTGTACTTCACCGTCCGCAGGTCGCTGCGGCCGGTCGAGGCCATCCGCGTCCTCACCGCCTCGGTCACCGCGAACGACCCCCGCGAACGCGTCACGGTCCCCGCCACGGGACACGAGATCGCCGCCCTGGCCACCACCATCAACAGCACTCTCCAGCGGCTCGACGACGCCGCCGACCGGCAACGCCGCTTCGTCGCGGACGCCGCCCACGAACTGCGCAGCCCCCTCACCACCCTGCTCGCCAGCCTGGAAGTCGCGCTCGCCTACCCGGAACGCACCGACTGGCCCGCCGCGGCCACCACCGCCGCACGGCAGACCCGCCGCCTTCAGGCCCTCGCGGAGGACCTGTTGCTCCTCGCCCGGCTCGACACCCGCACTCCCGCGGCCGACCCCGACACCGTCGACCTGGCAGCCCTCGCCTCCCGGCTGAGCGAGCAGTACCCCCTCGCCGAACGGCCGTTGACCCTCACCTGCGACAGCACCGACCCCGCCCCCGCACACGGAGACCCCGACGCATACGAACGGCTGCTGCGCAACCTCGTCGACAACGCCGCCCGCCACGCAGCCCACCGCATCCAGATCACCGTCCGGAACGAGGACGACTGGGTCGTCCTCACCGTGCACGACGACGGACCGGGCGTGCCCGCCGAGGACGCCGAGCGCATCTTCGAACGCTTCGTCCGGCTCGACGACGCCCGCTCCCGCGACCATGGCGGGACCGGCCTGGGCCTCGCCATCGCCCGCGACCTGGCCCACCGCCACCGGGGCACCCTCACCCTCGCTCCCCAGACCCTCGGAGCATGCTTCCGGCTACGTCTTCCCCGAGCCTCCACGCCGGCCGGGAACTGA
- a CDS encoding response regulator transcription factor, whose product MRILVVEDEVDLAHTLHTGLTAEGYSVDLAHDGRQGLWMARTGEYALVVLDLMLPGLNGYKVCAQLRREGNATPILVLTAKDGEWDQAEALDTGADDYLAKPFSYVVLVARLRALVRRAATVAPPVLAVGDLSLDVAGRVCRRAGARVELTPREFAVLELLARRAGQAVSKGDLLYHAWPDEALDPNLVEARVSALRKKVDSAFGRRSLETVRGTGYRLVDDRDRD is encoded by the coding sequence ATGCGCATCCTGGTGGTCGAAGACGAGGTGGACCTCGCCCATACCCTGCACACCGGTCTGACCGCCGAGGGCTACAGCGTCGACCTCGCCCATGACGGCCGGCAGGGGCTGTGGATGGCCCGGACCGGTGAATACGCCCTGGTCGTACTGGACTTGATGCTTCCGGGACTCAACGGCTACAAGGTCTGCGCCCAGTTGCGCCGGGAGGGCAACGCGACGCCGATCCTGGTCCTCACCGCCAAGGACGGGGAGTGGGACCAGGCGGAGGCCCTGGACACGGGCGCCGACGACTACCTGGCCAAGCCCTTCTCCTACGTGGTGCTCGTCGCACGGCTGCGGGCCCTGGTCAGACGGGCGGCGACGGTCGCCCCGCCGGTCCTCGCCGTGGGCGACCTCTCCCTGGATGTCGCCGGCCGGGTCTGCCGCCGGGCCGGGGCCCGGGTGGAACTGACGCCCCGGGAGTTCGCCGTGCTGGAGCTGCTGGCCCGCCGGGCGGGCCAGGCGGTCTCGAAGGGGGATCTGCTCTATCACGCGTGGCCCGACGAGGCCCTGGATCCCAACCTGGTGGAGGCGCGCGTGAGCGCACTGCGCAAGAAGGTGGACTCCGCGTTCGGCCGACGGTCCCTGGAGACCGTACGGGGCACCGGTTACCGGCTGGTGGACGACCGTGACCGCGACTGA
- a CDS encoding MFS transporter → MTTTPHTETAPSVATGRAGTRGVLFAMCLSLVLVVASVSALNLALPDLAIDLSASNSALTWIADAYTVALAAFVLPLGATGDRLGRRNVLVVGTVVFGAASLAASFADSTTTLIAWRAVMGLGAAMIMPGTLSTITAAFPPEQRAKGVATWSGFAAAGAIIGMLAAGALLEQFSWRSIFVASAAVALAAGLGAVLLAPNTKDAHPHRPDVAGAVTTALAIGTLVYAIIEGNERGWTEPVVIGAFVVTAVSFAAYAYLGLRTEHPLLDPALFGIRGFRAGAITVLVQFMAVFGFFFVGLQYLQLILDYSPLKAAVALVPVALAVLPISLLTPRLVQRVGMKAVMSVGLLLLAAGLFLISFLDVDSGYLPFLGGLVLAGFGIGLSGAVGTAAITGSLGRGQQGVASAMNDTTREVGSAVGIALMGSIYGSHYRSSLPDSVAQLPAGAAESVRHSAAAGLHVADQLGARGTTLADGVKSAFMDGLSASLIAVSVVVLAAAVGALLRAPKTPPTAD, encoded by the coding sequence ATGACCACCACCCCCCACACGGAGACGGCCCCGTCCGTCGCCACCGGCCGCGCCGGAACCCGCGGTGTCCTGTTCGCGATGTGCCTTTCACTCGTCCTGGTCGTCGCGTCGGTCTCCGCTCTCAACCTCGCCCTGCCCGACCTGGCCATCGACCTGTCGGCCTCCAACAGCGCCCTGACCTGGATCGCCGACGCCTACACCGTCGCGCTGGCCGCGTTCGTGCTGCCGCTCGGCGCGACCGGGGACCGCCTCGGCCGCCGCAACGTGCTCGTCGTCGGCACCGTCGTCTTCGGCGCGGCCTCCCTGGCAGCCTCCTTCGCCGACTCCACGACCACCCTCATCGCCTGGCGGGCCGTCATGGGCCTCGGTGCCGCGATGATCATGCCGGGCACGCTGTCCACCATCACCGCCGCCTTCCCGCCCGAACAGCGCGCCAAAGGTGTGGCCACCTGGTCCGGGTTCGCCGCCGCGGGCGCCATCATCGGCATGCTCGCGGCAGGTGCACTGCTGGAGCAGTTCTCCTGGCGGTCGATCTTCGTCGCCAGCGCCGCCGTCGCGCTGGCCGCAGGGCTTGGCGCCGTCCTGCTGGCCCCCAACACCAAGGACGCCCATCCGCACAGGCCCGACGTGGCCGGCGCCGTGACCACGGCCCTGGCCATCGGCACCCTCGTGTACGCCATCATCGAGGGCAACGAGCGGGGCTGGACGGAACCGGTGGTGATCGGCGCCTTCGTCGTCACGGCCGTGTCCTTCGCCGCCTACGCCTACCTCGGCCTTCGCACCGAACACCCTCTGCTCGACCCGGCCCTGTTCGGCATCCGCGGCTTCCGTGCGGGTGCCATCACGGTCCTGGTGCAGTTCATGGCCGTCTTCGGCTTCTTCTTCGTCGGTCTGCAGTACCTCCAACTCATCCTGGACTACAGCCCGTTGAAGGCCGCCGTCGCCCTCGTTCCGGTCGCGCTTGCGGTACTGCCCATCTCCCTGCTCACCCCGCGCCTGGTACAGCGGGTCGGCATGAAGGCCGTCATGTCCGTCGGCCTGCTCCTGCTCGCCGCCGGCCTGTTCCTGATCTCGTTCCTCGACGTCGACTCCGGCTACCTGCCCTTCCTCGGCGGCCTGGTCCTGGCGGGCTTCGGCATCGGCCTGAGCGGCGCCGTCGGCACGGCGGCCATCACCGGCTCCCTCGGAAGGGGACAGCAGGGCGTCGCCTCGGCCATGAACGACACGACCCGCGAGGTCGGTTCGGCGGTCGGCATCGCCCTCATGGGTTCGATCTACGGCAGCCACTACCGCTCCTCGCTCCCCGACTCGGTCGCCCAACTCCCCGCCGGCGCGGCCGAGTCCGTACGCCACTCGGCAGCCGCCGGCCTCCACGTCGCCGACCAGCTCGGCGCCCGGGGCACGACTCTCGCCGACGGCGTCAAGTCCGCCTTCATGGACGGCTTGTCGGCCTCCCTGATCGCGGTGAGCGTCGTCGTACTCGCCGCTGCGGTCGGCGCCCTGTTGCGAGCACCGAAGACACCGCCGACGGCCGACTGA